A part of Chroicocephalus ridibundus chromosome 5, bChrRid1.1, whole genome shotgun sequence genomic DNA contains:
- the GRSF1 gene encoding G-rich sequence factor 1, producing the protein MAAAARRGLAALLLGCRPLLWLRPPPARSLLSAAAALGPRPGPPRAPAALCAAVRTYSQVTDAPSQEGHLSEQEPESAKAESDNVFLIRAQGFPFSCTEEDVLTFFDSCRIRNGENGIHFLLNRDGRRRGDALIELESKADVQRALEKHLRYMGPRYVKVFEVHDSDVEGLLRSLRDESQAMNDGVVLLRGLPFSSTEDDIAAFFSGLKVTDIAFVYRGERKTGEAFVQFAAPEMAAKALLRHREYMGNRYIEVYVSRKHQMQRHMPYDKQMVTYSRVRREQEFIPEERGLSSTGGSDAEGENKLCGEGTESSRPVLESANASSLLHFVHVRGFPSQASAQDIINFFAPLKPTKIMVEYDSQGEATGEADVHFKSQEDAVAAMAKEGSQLQCSAIELFLNKHPKAKQDCS; encoded by the exons ATGGCCGCCGCAGCGCGCCGCGGCCTGGCcgccctgctgctgggctgccgcCCGCTGCTCTGgctgcgcccgccgcccgcccgcagcctcctcagcgccgccgccgccctcgggccgcggccgggcccgccgcgggCTCCCGCTGCGCTCTGCGCTGCCGTCCGCACATACAGCCAG GTTACAGATGCTCCGTCCCAGGAAGGTCACCTCTCCGAGCAGGAACCCGAGTCCGCCAAGGCAGAAAGTGACAACGTCTTTCTCATCAGGGCGCAAGGGTTCCCCTTCTCCTGCACCGAGGAGGACGTGCTCACCTTCTTTGATA GCTGTAGAATTCGAAATGGTGAGAACGGCATACACTTCCTCTTAAACAGGGATGGGAGACGCAGAGGGGATGCCTTGATCGAGCTAGAGTCAAAAGCGGATGTCCAGAGAGCCTTGGAAAAGCACCTGAGGTATATGGGCCCACGCTACGTGAAAG TTTTTGAAGTACACGATAGCGACGTGGAGGGCTTGCTCCGAAGTCTGCGGGATGAGTCACAAGCCATGAACGATGGAGTTGTGCTACTCAGAGGCCTTCCGTTCAGCTCCACTGAGGATGATATTGCAGCTTTTTTCTCAG GTTTGAAAGTCACTGACATAGCTTTCGTCTACCGGGGAGAACGAAAAACGGGAGAAGCTTTTGTTCAGTTTGCCGCTCCTGAAATGGCAGCTAAAGCCCTGTTACGACACCGGGAATATATGGGAAATAG GTATATAGAAGTGTACGTAAGTAGAAAGCATCAAATGCAAAGGCACATGCCTTATGACAAGCAGATGGTGACCTACTCCAGAGTGAGAAGAGAACAGGAGTTCATTCCTGAAGAAAGGGGATTGAGCAGCACAGGAGGCTCCgatgctgaaggagaaaata AACTGTGcggggaaggaacagaaagctccaGGCCCGTTTTAGAATCCGCGAACGCCTCATCACTGCTGCACTTTGTCCACGTCAGGGGTTTTCCGAGCCAGGCTAGTGCCCAAGACATAATAAAT ttttttgcGCCGCTGAAGCCCACAAAGATCATGGTGGAATACGACTCCCAGGGAGAGGCCACAGGAGAAGCGGATGTGCATTTCAAGAGCCAAGAGGACGCGGTCGCCGCGATGGCTAAGGAGGGGTCACAGCTGC AGTGCAGTGCCATTGAATTATTCCTGAACAAACATCCGAAGGCAAAACAAGACTGCTCATGA